From Ficedula albicollis isolate OC2 chromosome 5, FicAlb1.5, whole genome shotgun sequence, one genomic window encodes:
- the PPP1R14D gene encoding protein phosphatase 1 regulatory subunit 14D: MASNSSALPRVTFQTPEKPGEESSHRKLGKLTIKYNRKDLQRWLDLEEWINAQLQELYQCRLREETEAAAPEPQIDLEDLLEVPNEEQKLKLQEILHECSSPTEDFITELLSRLRGLRKVTNPQKK; the protein is encoded by the exons ATGGCCAGCAACTCCAGCGCACTGCCCCGGGTGACTTTCCAGACGCCAGAGAAACCTGGGGAGGAATCATCACACAGGAAACTGGGCAAGTTGACCATAAAGTACAACCGCAAAGACCTACAGCGCTGGCTGGACCTGGAGGAATGGATCAAcgcccagctgcaggagctgtacCAGTGCCGG ctaAGGGAagaaacagaggcagcagctcctgaaccACAAATTGATCTTGAAGATCTCCTGGAGGTCCCTaatgaagaacagaaattaaaattacag GAAATCCTCCATgagtgctccagccccacagag GACTTCATTACGGAATTGCTTAGTCGATTGAGAGGTCTCCGAAAAGTCACCAACCCTCAGAAGAAATGA